The following coding sequences lie in one Haladaptatus sp. DJG-WS-42 genomic window:
- a CDS encoding bile acid:sodium symporter family protein — MSALGAIRRVSELASDYFVLWVLLFSGIALAEPSLFTWIASRGLIAPGLGLIMLGMGLTLRPVDFRRLAEEPRDVAIGALAQWIVMPLAAYGLTVALSLPPELAIGVILVGAAPGGTASNVMAYLGKGDVALSVAVTTVTTLAAPLIMPAWVVLLAGESLDVTFMSLFTSIVQIVFIPVVAGFALRYLLDKTAPSVAEAGLDIFPLVSVATIVAIVAAVVGLNVENILTAGAAVLVAVVAHNAIGLGAGYSVGRLAGMDEDRVRTCTFEVGLQNSGLAVALATAFFSPTAALVPALFSVWHNVTGPALASYFSREEAAEKASGTHAMSE, encoded by the coding sequence ATGAGCGCCCTCGGTGCAATCCGACGAGTGAGCGAACTTGCAAGCGACTACTTCGTCCTCTGGGTGCTCCTCTTTTCGGGAATTGCCCTCGCAGAACCCTCGCTGTTCACGTGGATTGCGAGTCGTGGCCTCATCGCCCCCGGGCTTGGCCTCATCATGCTCGGGATGGGCCTTACTCTCCGCCCGGTCGATTTCCGCCGCCTTGCTGAGGAACCGCGCGATGTTGCCATCGGCGCGCTCGCCCAGTGGATTGTGATGCCACTCGCGGCCTACGGACTGACCGTCGCCCTCTCGTTGCCCCCAGAACTCGCCATCGGCGTTATCCTCGTTGGCGCGGCCCCCGGCGGCACAGCCTCCAATGTTATGGCCTACCTCGGGAAGGGCGACGTTGCCCTCTCGGTGGCAGTTACGACGGTGACCACGCTCGCCGCACCGCTCATCATGCCCGCGTGGGTCGTGTTGCTCGCGGGTGAATCGCTCGACGTGACGTTCATGAGCCTGTTTACGAGCATCGTCCAAATCGTCTTCATTCCCGTCGTCGCAGGATTCGCGCTGCGCTATCTCTTAGATAAGACGGCTCCATCCGTCGCAGAAGCCGGACTCGACATCTTCCCGCTCGTGAGCGTTGCCACCATCGTCGCCATCGTCGCGGCCGTCGTCGGCCTGAACGTCGAGAACATTCTGACAGCTGGTGCGGCCGTCCTCGTCGCCGTCGTCGCTCACAACGCCATCGGCCTCGGCGCGGGCTACAGCGTTGGCCGCCTCGCAGGCATGGACGAAGACCGCGTGCGAACCTGCACGTTCGAGGTTGGGCTTCAGAACAGTGGACTGGCCGTCGCGCTCGCCACGGCGTTTTTCAGCCCGACCGCAGCGCTCGTCCCGGCGCTGTTCAGCGTCTGGCACAACGTCACCGGCCCGGCGCTCGCAAGCTACTTCTCGCGTGAAGAGGCGGCCGAGAAAGCGTCTGGAACGCACGCCATGAGCGAGTAA
- a CDS encoding SHOCT domain-containing protein gives MTTTTQRQLLWVALAILAALLILPALLMGFGMMGYGPMMGGFWGGGFGMNSGTIPGWMMAVGFLMQLLFFIAIIGGGYLLVRAVTGTQGSDRALDELRLAYARGDLTDEEYDERKRRLEADRR, from the coding sequence ATGACCACAACCACACAACGACAACTGCTCTGGGTGGCGCTCGCCATCCTCGCCGCGCTTCTCATCCTTCCGGCCCTCCTCATGGGCTTTGGAATGATGGGCTACGGCCCCATGATGGGCGGCTTTTGGGGCGGGGGCTTTGGTATGAACAGCGGAACGATTCCAGGCTGGATGATGGCCGTAGGGTTCCTCATGCAACTCCTGTTCTTCATCGCCATCATTGGCGGCGGCTACCTACTTGTTCGAGCGGTGACTGGGACGCAGGGAAGCGACCGTGCCCTCGATGAACTCAGACTTGCCTATGCCCGGGGCGACCTGACCGACGAGGAGTACGACGAGCGAAAACGACGACTCGAAGCAGACCGTCGCTAA